The DNA segment ATCAGGTCCGGGTCAGGCGCCCCCAATCAGGGTCTCCGTCAGGGTGCCCCTGCATCAGGTCCGTCAGGGTGCCCTCCATCAGGTCCGGGGTCAGGGTGCCCCCCCAACTGTCCGGTCAGGGTCAGGGCGCCCCCAATCAGGGTCACAGGGCCAGGGTGCCTCCAACCAGGTCCGTCGGTGCTCCCcacccagggtcaggtcagggtgccccccccccactcaGGTCACGGGGTCAGGgcagcagccccccccccaatctGTAGGTCCGCTCAGGGTGCCCCCCCCAGGTCAGGTCAGGTGCCCCCCCGCAGGTCAGGGCCagggtgcccccccccccatcgtGGGTCAGGTCAGGGTGCCCTCCCCCATCAGGTCAGGGTGCCCCCCATCAGGTCAGAATCAGAGGGCCCCACCCATCAGGTCAGAATCAGAGGCCCCCCCATCAGAATGAACCAGAGGGCCCCCCATCAGGTCTGAATCAGAGGGCCCCCATCAGGTCAGAATCAGAGGGCCCCCCATCAGGTCAGAATCAGAGGGGCCCCCCATCAGGTCAGAATCAGAGGGGCCCCCCATCAGGTCAGAATCAGAGGGCCCCCCCCATCAGGTCAGAATCAGAGGGGCCCCCCCATCAGGTCAGAATCAGAGGGCCCCCCATCAGGTCAGAATCAGAGGGCCCCCCCATCAGGTCAGAATCAGAGGGCCCCCCATCAGGTCCAGAATCAGAGGGCCCCCCCATCAGGTCAGAATCAGAGGGCCCCCCATCAGGTCAGAATCAGAGGGCCCCCCCATCAGGTCAGAATCAGAGGGCCCCCCATCAGATCAGAATCAGAGGGGCCCCCCCATCAGGTCAGAATCAGAGGGCCCCCATCAGGTCAGAATCGAGGGCCCCCCCATCAGGTCAGAATCAGAGGCCTCCCCCATCAGGTCAGAATCAGAGGGCCCCACCCCATCTGAACACTGGGTTATATGTAACATTAGAGCCATGAAATATCAGTTGTCTGTATTGTCCATTGTTAATTATCCTCATTTTCACctttctcctccttccttctcccctttCCTATCTTTCActcgcctctgtctctctctgtctgtctctctttcctctgtctccctgtctgtttctctgtctccctgtctgtctccctgtctgtctccctgtctgtctccctgtctgtctccctgtctgtctgtctgtgtctctgtctgtctgtctgtgtctctgtctgtctgtctcactgtctgtctcactgtctgtctcactgtctgtctgtctgtcgtctgtctgtgctgtctctctgtctgtctctgtctgtgtctctgtctgtctgtctctccctgtctgtctctctctctgtctgtctctctctctctgtctgtctctctgtctgctcttctctgtctgtctctctccctgtctgtctctctccctgtctgtctctctccctgtctgtctctctcccctgtctgtctctctccctgtctgtgtctctccctgtctgtgtctctccctgtctgtgtctctccctgtctgtggtCGGTTCtccccctgtctgtgtctctccctgtctgtgtctctccctgtctgtgtctctccctgtctgtctctgtctccaggcgCCTCAGCCAGATGAGTTGAGTATAGAGGAGCATGAGATGTTGGAGGTGATAGAGGATGGAGACATGGAGGACTGGGTCAAGGTAATAACAGCAATCAGACAGTAAACACAGTGTAATATCGTCCTCTTTCATTGCTTGACCAGGGTTGTCCTTTAACACAGAGCTCTGTAATTAGTTAACGGTCTTAACATCCTGTTGTGTAATTGGTTGTTTCAGGCGAGGAACAAGAGGGGGCTGATTGGCTACGTCCCAGAGAAGTATCTTCAGTTCCCCACCTCTAACAGCCTACTGAGCatgctccagtctctctctgccctggACACACGTTCACACACCTCCTCCAACTCCACCGAGCcagagatacacactggcagcATCAACGGAGACGCCAGCCaagaacgcacacacacatgtacacaccactacacacacccacaccacacacacacatgtacacccctacacacacacaccattacacacacatgtacacccctacacacacacaccattacacacatgtacacccctacacacacacacaccattacacacacatgtacacaccactacacacccacaccattacacacacacatgtacacccctacacacacacaccattacacacacatgtacacctacacacacacaccattacacacacacatgtacacccctacacacacataccattacacacatgtacacccccctacacacacacaccattacacacacatgtacacccctacacacacaccattagcacacacatgtacaccccttacacacacacaattacacacacatgtacacaccactacacacacacaccattacacacacatgtacacccctacacacacacaccattacacacacatgtacacccctacacacacacacaccattacacacatgtacacccctacacacacataccattacacacacatgtacacctacacacacacacaccattacacacatgtacacccctacacacacacacacattacacacacacatgtacacccctacacacacacacaccattacacatgtacacccctacacacacattcacaaaaaCTAGGCAAATATAAAACACTCTCAAAGACTATAGAAACATTTTCAACTTTGTTGTCATATCAAGACAATGATGGAAAcagaacccagtgtgttaactcacctcaatagtaaacgtcagaacccagtgtgttaactcacctcaatagtaaacgtctgaacccagtgtgttaactcacctcaatagtaaacgtctgaacccagtgtgtgttccaactcacctcaatagtaagcgtctgaacccagtgtgttaactcacctcaatagtaaacgtctgaacccagtgtgttaactcacctcaatagtaaacgtctgaacccagtgtgttaactcacctcaatagtaaacgtctgaacccagtgtgttaactcacctcaattcacctcaatagtaaacgtctgaacccagtgtgttaactcacctcaatagtaaacgtctgaacccagtgtgttaactcacctcaatagtaaacgtctgaacccagtgtgttaactcacctcaatagtaagcgtctgcacccagtgtgttaactcacctcaatagtaaacgtctgaacccagtgtgttaactcacctcaatagtaaacgtctgaacccagtgtgttaactcacctcaatagtaaacgtctgcacccagtgtgttaactcacctcaatagtaaacgtctgaacccagtgtgttaactcacctcaatagtaaacgtc comes from the Oncorhynchus masou masou isolate Uvic2021 unplaced genomic scaffold, UVic_Omas_1.1 unplaced_scaffold_9643, whole genome shotgun sequence genome and includes:
- the LOC135538432 gene encoding basic salivary proline-rich protein 3-like; protein product: VRQGALHQVRGQGAPPTVRSGSGRPQSGSQGQGASNQVRRCSPPRVRSGAPPQVRARVPPPPSWVRSGCPPPSGQGAPHQVRIRGPHPSGQNQRPPHQNEPEGPPSGLNQRAPIRSESEGPPSGQNQRGPPSGQNQRGPPSGQNQRAPPIRSESEGPPHQVRIRGPPIRSESEGPPIRSESEGPPSGPESEGPPIRSESEGPPSGQNQRAPPSGQNQRAPHQIRIRGAPPSGQNQRAPIRSESRAPPSGQNQRPPPSGQNQRAPPHLNTGLYVTLEP